The following nucleotide sequence is from Allocatelliglobosispora scoriae.
TCGACGACGTCGAAGGGCAGGTGCGGGATCGTCTGCGAGCAGTCGAGCATCAGCAGCGCACCGACCTCGCGGACGCGCGCGGTGATCCGCGCGGTGGCGTTGACGGTGCCCAGGATGTTGGAGGTGTGCACGATGGAGACGATCTTCGTGCGCTCGTTGACCAGCTCGTCCAGTGTCGACTCGTCGAGGCGGCCCTGCTCGGTGATGCCGAACCAGCGCAGCGTGGCACCGGTCCGCTCACAGAGCAGCTGCCACGGGACCAGGTTGGAGTGGTGCTCCATCTCCGAGACGACGATCTCGTCGCCGGGGCCCAGCCGGAAGCGCTCGTCGGTGGCGCGGCCGGAGAAGGCGTGCGCCACCAGGTTGATCGCCTCGGTCGAGTTCTTCGTGAAGACGACCTCGTCCGGGGAGGTGGCGCCGATGAAGGCGGCCACCTTCGCCCGGGCGCCCTCGTAGGCCTCGGTCGCCTCGGTGCCGAGCTGGTGCACCGAGCGGGCCACGTTGGCGTTGTGCTGCGCGTAGTGCGCCGACATCGCGTCGATGACCTGGCGGGGCTTCTGCGAGGTGTTGCCGCTGTCGAGGTAGACCAGCGGATATCCGTTGATCGTCCGGCTCAGGATCGGGAAGTCGGCACGGATCGCGTCGACATCGAAACGTGGCTTGTCGGCGTACTGCGGCATCCCGGCCGGAATAGTGATCATGATGCGCTGACCGCGTACCTCTCGTAGCCCTCGTCCTCGAGTTTGTCGGCGAGCTCCGGGCCGCCCTCTTCGACGATCTTGCCGGCGATGAAGACGTGCACGAAGTCCGGCTTGATGTAGCGCAGGATCCGGGTGTAGTGGGTGATCAGCAGCAGGCCGGTGTCGCCGTTGGCCTGGACGCGGTTGACGCCCTCGCTGACGACCCGCAGCGCGTCGACGTCGAGGCCGGAGTCGGTCTCGTCGAGGATCGCGACCTTCGGCTTGAGCAGCTCCAGCTGGACGATCTCGTGGCGCTTCTTCTCACCGCCGGAGAAGCCCTCGTTGACGTTGCGCTGGGCCATGGCCGGGTCCATGCCCATCTTCTCCATCGAGCCCTTGAGCTCCGCGCCCCACGTGCGCAGCTTCGGCGCCTCACCGTCGATCGCGGTCTTGGCGGTACGCAGGAAGTTCGCCACCGACACCCCCGGCACCTCGACCGGGTACTGCATCGCGAGGAAGAGGCCCGCCCGGGCCCGCTCGTCGACGGTCATCGCGAGCACGTCCTGCCCGTCGAGGGTGACCGTGCCGCCGGTGATCTGGTATTTCGGGTGACCGGCGATCGAGTAGGCGAGCGTCGACTTGCCCGAGCCGTTGGGGCCCATGATGGCGTGCGTCTCGCCGGCGCGCACCGTCAGGTTGACGCCGTGCAGGATCGGCTTGAGCTCACCCTCGGGGAGCTTGACGGAGACCTGAAGGTCACGGATCTCGAGAACACTCATCGGGTTACTCCATTGCTTGCGGTCAGGCTTACGTAGACATCACCGTCGCGGATCTCGACGGGATAGACGGGCACGGGCTCCGTGGCGGGCAGCCCGGACGGCTTGCCGCTGCGCAGGTCGAAGCGGGAGCCGTGCAGCCAGCACTCCAGGGTGCAGCCGTCGACCTCGCCGTCGGAGAGCGGCACGGACGCGTGGGAACACTCGTCGTAGATCGCGTAGAAGGTGTCGTCGTCGGCGTGGACGACCGCGATGGTGAGATCATCGAGATCCACACTCATCGCCGTCCCCTTCGCCACCTCGGACACCGCGCACACTCTCCTCATGAACCGGCCTTCACCAGCCGCGATTCGATCACCGCGCCGAGCCGCTCGCGCAGCTCCTCGACCGGGATCTTGGCGAGCAGCTCCGCGAAGAAGCCCCGCACCACGAGCTGCCGCGCCTCGGCCTCGGGGATGCCCCGCGCCATCAGGTAGAACAGCTGCTCGTCGTCGAAGCGCCCCGTCGTGCTGGCGTGGCCCGCGCCGACGATCTCGCCGGTCTCGATCTCCAGGTTGGGGACCGAGTCCGCCCGCGCCCCGTCCGACAGGATCAGGTTGCGGTTGATCTCATAGGTGCTGGTGCCGGTCGCCTCGGCCTGGATCAGCACGTCGCCGACCCAGATCGTGTGCGAGTCGTCGCCCTGCAGCGCGCCCCGGTAACCGACGTAGGACCGGCAGTCCGGCACCGCGTGGTCGACGAGGAGGCGGTGCTCCTGGTGCTGGCCGCCGTCGGCGAAGTAGAGGCCCCACAGGGTGGCGTCGCCGCCCCGGTCCGCGTACTCCACGCTGGTGTATTGACGCACCAGGTCCCCGCCCAGGGTGACCTGGACGTGGGTGACCTTGGCGTCGCGGCCGAGCCGGAACTTGATGTGCTGGGCCTGGACCGCGTCGGCCGCCCAGTCGGCGACGGTGACCAGCGTGAGCTGGGCGCCGTTGTCGACCGCGACCTCGATGTTGTCGGCGAGCGTGGCCGAGCCGGTGTGCTCGACGATCAGCGTCGCGGAGGCCATCGCGCCGACCCGCACATAGGTGCGGGCGAACGAGAGCCCGTCGGCGCTGTCGCCGCTGACGCGGACCACGGCCGCCTCGGCCGGGACCGCCTCGCGGGCGACCTCGATGAGGGTGACCTGCGGTGCGGCGCCGAAGGCGAGCGCGCTGATCCGGTCGAACGGCACCAGCAGCGGCGTGACGGCCGAACCGTCCACGGTGCTCACCGAGAAGCCGGCCGGCAGCGACGGGAAGTCGTGCTTCACCGTCCCGCCGGTGGCCCCGGTCGCCGTGACCAGACCGCGCAGGCGCTTGAGCGGCGTGAAGCGCCACTCCTCCTCGCGGCCGGTCAGCGCCGGGAAGTCGCTCACGTCAAAGGAGCGCAGCAGTTGAGACTTCGTCTTCGGCGGGATCACCGGTGCGGAGGTCTCCAACGTCGTGACGGCCATCAGCCGACGGCTCCTTCCATCTGCAGCTCGATGAGCCGGTTGAGCTCAAGGGCGTATTCCATCGGGAGTTCCTTGGCGATCGGCTCGATGAAGCCGCGCACGATCATCGCCATCGCCTCGTCCTCGGCCATACCGCGGCTCATCAGGTAGAAGAGCTGGTCCTCGGAGACCTTGGAGACCGTGGCCTCGTGCCCCATCGAGACGTCGTCCTCGCGGATGTCGACGTAGGGGTAGGTGTCGGAGCGGGAGATCGTGTCGACGAGCAGCGCGTCGCACTTGACCGTGGACTTGCTGTGGTGCGAGCCCTCCAGCACCTGCACCAGGCCGCGGTAGCTCGTGCGGCCGCCGCCCCGGGCGATCGACTTGCTGATGATCGTCGAAGAGGTGTGCGGCGCGGCGTGCACCATCTTGGCGCCGGCGTCCTGGTGCTGGCCCTCGCCGGCCATGGCGACGGAGAGGACCTCGCCCTTGGCGTGCTCGCCGAGCATGTAGACGGCCGGGTACTTCATGGTGACCTTGGAGCCGATGTTGCCGTCGATCCACTCCATCGTCGCGCCCTCGTGGCAGACCGCCCGCTTGGTGACGAGGTTGTAGACGTTGTTCGACCAGTTCTGGATCGTCGTGTAGCGGCAGCGGCCGCCCTTCTTGACGATGATCTCCACGACCGCGCTGTGCAGCGAGTCGGAGGAGTAGACCGGCGCGGTGCAGCCCTCGACGTAGTGCACGTAGGCGTTCTCGTCGACGATGATCAGGGTCCGCTCGAACTGGCCCATGTTCTCCGTGTTGATCCGGAAGTACGCCTGCAGCGGGATCTCCACGTTGACGCCCGGCGGCACGTAGATGAACGACCCGCCGCTCCAGACCGCCGTGTTGAGCGCGGCGAACTTGTTGTCGCCGACCGGGATCACGGTGCCGAAGTATTCCTTGAAGAGCTCCGGCTGCTCCTTGAGAGCGGTGTCGGTGTCGAGGAAGAGGACGCCCTGCTGCTCCAGGTCCTCGCGGATGGAGTGGTAGACGACCTCGGACTCGTACTGCGCGGCCACACCCGCGACGAGCCGCTGCTTCTCGGCCTCGGGGATGCCGAGCCGGTCATAGGTGTTCTTGATGTCCTCGGGCAGCTCTTCCCAGGTCGCCGCCTGGCGCTCCGTGGACCGCACGAAGTACTTGATGTTGTCGAAGTCGATGCCACTGAGGTCGGCGCCCCACGACGGCATGGGCTTGCGCCCGAACAGACGCAGACCCTTGAGTCGCAGATCGAGCATCCACTCGGGCTCGCTCTTCTTCGCCGAGATGTCCCGGACCACGTCCTCGTTGAGGCCGCGGCGGGAGTTGGCGCCGGCGGTGTCCTTGTCGGCCCAGCCGTACTCATAGGTGCCCAGACCAGCGAGCTGGTCCTGCGTCGTCTCAGTCATGGTCAGTCCTCACACTGGGCCTGAGCGACGGGATGTGCGTCGTGCACACCCCATCGCCGTGAGCGATGGTGGCGAGCCGCTGCACGTGCGTGCCGACCAGGCGGGAGAT
It contains:
- a CDS encoding cysteine desulfurase, whose protein sequence is MITIPAGMPQYADKPRFDVDAIRADFPILSRTINGYPLVYLDSGNTSQKPRQVIDAMSAHYAQHNANVARSVHQLGTEATEAYEGARAKVAAFIGATSPDEVVFTKNSTEAINLVAHAFSGRATDERFRLGPGDEIVVSEMEHHSNLVPWQLLCERTGATLRWFGITEQGRLDESTLDELVNERTKIVSIVHTSNILGTVNATARITARVREVGALLMLDCSQTIPHLPFDVVDYDVDFIAFTAHKMLGPTGIGVLWGRSSLLEAMPPFLGGGSMVETVTMGKTTYAPPPARFEAGTPPIAEAVGLGAAIDYLSAVGMEAIAWHEKELTAYALDALTTVQGLRIFGPTVPVGRGGTISFAVDGIHPHDVGQVLDNLGIQVRVGHHCARPTCVRFGVPAMTRASLYLYTTTAEIDALVRGLEQVRKVFM
- the sufC gene encoding Fe-S cluster assembly ATPase SufC; the encoded protein is MSVLEIRDLQVSVKLPEGELKPILHGVNLTVRAGETHAIMGPNGSGKSTLAYSIAGHPKYQITGGTVTLDGQDVLAMTVDERARAGLFLAMQYPVEVPGVSVANFLRTAKTAIDGEAPKLRTWGAELKGSMEKMGMDPAMAQRNVNEGFSGGEKKRHEIVQLELLKPKVAILDETDSGLDVDALRVVSEGVNRVQANGDTGLLLITHYTRILRYIKPDFVHVFIAGKIVEEGGPELADKLEDEGYERYAVSAS
- a CDS encoding non-heme iron oxygenase ferredoxin subunit; translated protein: MRRVCAVSEVAKGTAMSVDLDDLTIAVVHADDDTFYAIYDECSHASVPLSDGEVDGCTLECWLHGSRFDLRSGKPSGLPATEPVPVYPVEIRDGDVYVSLTASNGVTR
- the sufD gene encoding Fe-S cluster assembly protein SufD; translation: MAVTTLETSAPVIPPKTKSQLLRSFDVSDFPALTGREEEWRFTPLKRLRGLVTATGATGGTVKHDFPSLPAGFSVSTVDGSAVTPLLVPFDRISALAFGAAPQVTLIEVAREAVPAEAAVVRVSGDSADGLSFARTYVRVGAMASATLIVEHTGSATLADNIEVAVDNGAQLTLVTVADWAADAVQAQHIKFRLGRDAKVTHVQVTLGGDLVRQYTSVEYADRGGDATLWGLYFADGGQHQEHRLLVDHAVPDCRSYVGYRGALQGDDSHTIWVGDVLIQAEATGTSTYEINRNLILSDGARADSVPNLEIETGEIVGAGHASTTGRFDDEQLFYLMARGIPEAEARQLVVRGFFAELLAKIPVEELRERLGAVIESRLVKAGS
- the sufB gene encoding Fe-S cluster assembly protein SufB, which gives rise to MTETTQDQLAGLGTYEYGWADKDTAGANSRRGLNEDVVRDISAKKSEPEWMLDLRLKGLRLFGRKPMPSWGADLSGIDFDNIKYFVRSTERQAATWEELPEDIKNTYDRLGIPEAEKQRLVAGVAAQYESEVVYHSIREDLEQQGVLFLDTDTALKEQPELFKEYFGTVIPVGDNKFAALNTAVWSGGSFIYVPPGVNVEIPLQAYFRINTENMGQFERTLIIVDENAYVHYVEGCTAPVYSSDSLHSAVVEIIVKKGGRCRYTTIQNWSNNVYNLVTKRAVCHEGATMEWIDGNIGSKVTMKYPAVYMLGEHAKGEVLSVAMAGEGQHQDAGAKMVHAAPHTSSTIISKSIARGGGRTSYRGLVQVLEGSHHSKSTVKCDALLVDTISRSDTYPYVDIREDDVSMGHEATVSKVSEDQLFYLMSRGMAEDEAMAMIVRGFIEPIAKELPMEYALELNRLIELQMEGAVG